In Pseudoliparis swirei isolate HS2019 ecotype Mariana Trench chromosome 2, NWPU_hadal_v1, whole genome shotgun sequence, the following are encoded in one genomic region:
- the olig2 gene encoding oligodendrocyte transcription factor 2, protein MDSDTSRVSSRPSSPEVDDIFLATLKKSVHGFSSAVSSTQNDHLSELATLHGLHGLHSLSEDDDDSLSLRLSKKDQKLLSENELQTIRLKINSRERKRMHDLNVAMDGLREVMPYAHGPSVRKLSKIATLLLARNYILMLSNSLEEMKRLVSEFYGSGGHHGGFHPAACGTMTHAGPVPGHPVVSHASHPVVHHPLLPPAVSSASLSAPGISAVTSVRAHHGLLKAPGAGAGPLGSSFQHWGVGTGMPCPCSMCQVPPPHVTSMSAVPLPRLSGDPK, encoded by the coding sequence ATGGACTCAGATACGAGCCGCGTGTCGAGCAGACCCTCATCTCCGGAGGTGGACGACATCTTCCTCGCCACCCTCAAGAAGTCGGTGCACGGCTTCTCCAGCGCCGTGTCCTCCACGCAGAACGACCACCTGTCCGAGCTCGCCACCCTGCACGGCCTGCACGGCCTGCACAGCCTCTCCGAGGACGACGACGACTCCCTCTCCCTGCGGCTGTCCAAGAAGGACCAAAAGCTGCTGTCGGAGAACGAGCTGCAGACCATCCGCCTCAAGATCAACAGccgcgagaggaagaggatgcacGACCTCAACGTGGCCATGGACGGGCTCCGGGAGGTCATGCCCTACGCGCACGGGCCGTCGGTGCGCAAGCTCTCCAAAATCGCCACCCTGCTGCTGGCTAGAAACTACATCCTGATGCTGAGCAACTCGCTGGAGGAGATGAAGCGGCTGGTGAGCGAGTTCTACGGCAGCGGCGGGCACCACGGCGGCTTCCACCCGGCGGCCTGCGGGACTATGACGCACGCGGGACCCGTGCCGGGACACCCGGTGGTTTCCCACGCCTCGCACCCGGTGGTGCACCACCCGCTCCTCCCGCCGGCCGTCTCCTCCGCGTCGCTGTCCGCGCCCGGCATCTCCGCCGTGACCTCGGTCAGAGCCCACCACGGACTCCTCAAGGCGCCCGGAGCCGGCGCGGGGCCCCTGGGCAGCAGCTTCCAGCACTGGGGCGTCGGCACCGGGATGCCGTGCCCGTGCAGCATGTGCCAAGTCCCGCCTCCGCATGTGACCAGCATGAGCGCGGTGCCCCTGCCGAGGCTGTCCGGCGACCCCAAGTGA